One region of Glycine max cultivar Williams 82 chromosome 9, Glycine_max_v4.0, whole genome shotgun sequence genomic DNA includes:
- the LOC100788762 gene encoding probable L-type lectin-domain containing receptor kinase S.5: MHLPWLVKYQLASTIFIIITLTKVTCFYFNFLTFQKENESDLLLSKNSLIYLDAIQVTPDIRGRIHDYSGRAFYNKPYKLWSKKKNQIASFNTTFVLNITPETTPGGEGLAFILTSDTTLPQNSDGEWLGIVNATSNGTSQAGILAVEFDTRKSFTEDGPDNHVGININSINSIQQVPLINTGVNVSSGINVTFKIQYMNDMITVFGSMTGFEESMKTLLVSPPLNLSNYLQEVVYLGFSASTSNYTELNCVRSWEFSGVDIADDDNKSLLWVYITVPLVIVIIIIGGLAIFFLYWQRKRHMEMPEDAYPRIEDQIQYSSMAPKKFKLMEITKATGGFSPQNKLGEGGFGTVYKGLLDNKEVAVKRVSKNSRQGKQEFVAEVTTIGSLHHRNLVKLTGWCYEKRELLLVYEFMPKGSLDKYLFGDKTFGNNTLEEGCSSTLTWETRHSVIHGVAQALDYLHNGCEKRVLHRDIKASNIMLDSDYNAKLGDFGLARTIQQRNETHHSTKEIAGTPGYMAPETFLTSRATVETDVYAFGVLVLEVVCGRKPGSVYAQDDYKNSIVYWVWDLYGKGEVVGVVDARLKKEEIKEEEVECVVVLGLACCHPNPHHRPSMRTVLQVLNGEAPPPEVPKERPVFMWPAMPPSFKEAEDNSLIQGTLTPFTEITGR; encoded by the coding sequence ATGCACCTCCCTTGGTTAGTCAAATACCAGTTAGCATCAACCATCTTCATTATCATAACCCTTACCAAAGTTACctgtttttatttcaatttccttACCTTCCAGAAAGAGAATGAATCAGACTTATTGCTGAGCAAGAATTCACTAATATACTTAGATGCCATCCAAGTGACCCCAGATATTCGTGGTCGTATTCATGATTATTCTGGACGTGCTTTCTACAACAAGCCATACAAACTTTGGAGCAAGAAGAAGAACCAAATTGCTTCCTTCAACACCACTTTTGTGCTTAACATCACTCCTGAAACAACCCCTGGTGGAGAAGGCTTGGCTTTTATCTTAACTTCAGATACCACTCTCCCACAAAACAGTGATGGAGAATGGCTTGGTATTGTAAATGCTACTTCTAATGGAACTTCACAAGCTGGGATTCTAGCAGTGGAGTTTGACACCAGAAAAAGCTTCACAGAAGATGGCCCTGACAACCATGTTGGCATCAACATAAACAGCATCAATTCCATTCAACAGGTTCCATTAATCAACACTGGGGTCAATGTTTCATCAGGTATAAATGTAACATTCAAAATTCAGTATATGAATGACATGATAACGGTTTTTGGTTCGATGACTGGTTTTGAAGAATCTATGAAGACCCTTTTGGTATCTCCACCTCTTAATCTATCTAACTATCTTCAAGAAGTGGTTTACCTTGGTTTCTCAGCTTCAACAAGTAACTACACGGAGCTGAACTGTGTAAGATCATGGGAATTCAGTGGTGTTGATATTGCAGATGATGATAATAAAAGTCTCTTGTGGGTTTATATTACTGTTCCATTAGTGATTGTTATTATCATCATAGGAGGGTTGGCGATCTTTTTCTTGTATTGGCAAAGGAAGCGCCATATGGAGATGCCAGAAGATGCATATCCAAGGATAGAGGATCAAATTCAATATTCCTCTATGGCTCCAAAGAAGTTTAAGCTAATGGAAATAACAAAAGCAACAGGTGGATTCAGCCCTCAAAACAAGCTTGGAGAAGGTGGATTTGGAACTGTGTACAAGGGGCTATTGGACAATAAGGAGGTAGCTGTGAAGAGAGTCTCTAAGAACTCACGCCAAGGGAAGCAAGAATTTGTGGCAGAAGTGACAACAATTGGAAGCCTTCACCATAGGAATTTGGTGAAACTCACAGGTTGGTGCTATGAGAAAAGAGAGCTTCTCCTTGTGTATGAGTTCATGCCTAAGGGAAGCCTAGACAAGTACCTCTTTGGTGACAAAACTTTTGGTAACAACACCCTTGAAGAGGGGTGTTCTTCAACACTGACTTGGGAAACAAGGCACAGTGTGATTCATGGCGTGGCTCAAGCATTAGACTATCTCCACAATGGGTGTGAGAAGAGGGTTCTTCACAGAGACATCAAGGCCAGCAACATAATGTTGGACTCAGACTACAATGCCAAGTTGGGAGACTTTGGATTGGCAAGAACCATTCAGCAGAGAAATGAAACACACCACTCTACAAAGGAGATTGCAGGGACACCAGGGTACATGGCTCCAGAGACCTTTCTCACAAGTAGAGCAACAGTGGAGACAGATGTGTATGCATTTGGGGTTCTTGTGTTAGAGGTTGTGTGTGGAAGGAAGCCAGGGAGTGTGTATGCACAAGATGACTACAAAAACAGCATTGTGTATTGGGTTTGGGACTTATATGGGAAGGGGGAAGTAGTTGGTGTTGTGGATGCAAGGCTGAAGAAGGAGGAGATTAAAGAGGAAGAAGTGGAGTGTGTTGTTGTTCTTGGCTTGGCTTGTTGCCATCCAAACCCACACCATAGGCCATCCATGAGAACTGTTCTTCAGGTTCTGAATGGGGAAGCACCCCCACCTGAGGTGCCTAAGGAAAGACCAGTTTTTATGTGGCCTGCTATGCCTCCATCCTTCAAAGAAGCTGAAGATAACTCCCTCATCCAGGGTACACTCACTCCATTCACTGAAATCACTGGCAGATGA